Proteins from a genomic interval of Medicago truncatula cultivar Jemalong A17 chromosome 3, MtrunA17r5.0-ANR, whole genome shotgun sequence:
- the LOC11436139 gene encoding CO(2)-response secreted protease, whose protein sequence is MKGNPILLILVFYSLFLLLGESRSYLANKSKNENQIYIVYMGATDSIDGSLRKDHAYVLSTVLRRNEKALVHNYKYGFSGFAARLSKNEVNLVAQQPGVVSVFPDPILKLYTTRSWDFLDLQTNAETNNTLFNSTSSSSNVVIGMLDSGIWPEAASFSDKGMGPIPPGWKGTCMASKDFNSSNCNRKIIGARYYRLDEDDDNVPGTTRDKDGHGTHTASTAAGNVVSGASYFGLAAGTTKGGSPESRLAIYKVCNMFCSGSAILAAFDDAISDGVDVLSLSLGGGPDPEPDLKTDVIAIGAFHAVERGIVVVCAAGNAGPERSTLTNDAPWILTVGATTIDREFQSNVVLGNKEVIKGQAINYSPLSKYAKYPLITGESAKKTTADLVEARQCHPNSLNKKKVKGKIVICDGISDDDYSTNNKIKTVQGMGGLGLVHITDQDGAMIRSYGDFPATVVRSKDVATLLQYANSTRNPVATILPTVTVIDSKPAPMAAFFSSKGPSYLTKNILKPDIAAPGVNILAAWTGNDTENVPKGKKPSPYNIESGTSMACPHVSGLAGSIKSRNPTWSASAIRSAIMTSATQVNNLKDPITTDLGSIATPYDYGAGEITPTESYRPGLVYETSTIDYLNFLCYIGYNTTTIKVISKTVPDNFNCPKDSTRDHISNINYPSIAISNFTGIGSVNVSRTVTNVGEEDETVYSAIVDAPSGVKVQLIPEKLQFTKSSNRISYQVIFSNLTSLKEDLFGSITWRNDKYSVRSPFVISSM, encoded by the exons atgaaaggaaatCCAATTTTATTGATATTAGTGTTTTACTCACTCTTCCTTCTTCTTGGAGAGTCAAGGTCATACTTAGCTAATAAATCAAagaatgaaaatcaaatttatattgTGTATATGGGAGCTACGGATTCAATAGATGGTTCCCTTCGTAAAGATCATGCCTATGTTTTAAGCACAGTGTTAAGAAG GAATGAAAAAGCTCTAGTACACAACTATAAATACGGATTCTCAGGCTTCGCAGCCCGCTTATCAAAAAATGAAGTAAATTTAGTTGCTCAACAACCTGGAGTTGTGTCTGTGTTTCCGGATCCCATCCTAAAGCTTTACACAACACGTTCTTGGGATTTTCTCGACTTGCAAACTAATGCCGAAACTAACAATACACTCTTCAATTctacttcttcatcatcaaacGTTGTAATCGGCATGTTAGACTCAGGTATATGGCCAGAAGCAGCAAGTTTTTCAGACAAGGGAATGGGTCCTATTCCACCCGGTTGGAAAGGCACATGCATGGCCTCAAAAGATTTCAACTCATCCAACTGTAACAg gaAGATAATAGGAGCAAGATATTACCGCCTTGATGAGGATGATGATAATGTGCCGGGCACAACAAGGGATAAGGATGGTCATGGAACCCACACAGCATCGACCGCGGCTGGGAATGTTGTGAGTGGTGCATCATACTTTGGTCTTGCGGCAGGGACGACAAAAGGCGGGTCCCCTGAATCGAGGTTGGCAATTTACAAAGTGTGCAATATGTTTTGCTCAGGCTCGGCCATCCTTGCGGCATTCGATGATGCAATTTCTGATGGAGTTGATGTGCTTTCACTCTCTCTTGGTGGGGGTCCGGATCCCGAACCTGACTTGAAAACCGACGTGATTGCAATAGGAGCGTTCCATGCCGTGGAGCGCGGCATCGTGGTGGTTTGCGCTGCCGGGAATGCTGGACCGGAGAGAAGTACACTTACTAATGATGCTCCTTGGATATTAACCGTTGGTGCCACAACTATTGACCGTGAATTTCAGTCCAACGTTGTCTTGGGTAATAAAGAAGTTATCAAG GGTCAAGCCATAAATTATTCCCCACTTTCAAAATACGCCAAATATCCATTGATAACCGGAGAGTCTGCCAAAAAAACTACCGCTGACTTAGTTGAAGCAAG GCAATGTCACccaaattcattaaataagaaaaaagtcAAAGGAAAGATTGTCATTTGTGATGGAATAAGTGATGATGATTACTCAAccaataacaaaattaaaacgGTGCAAGGGATGGGTGGATTAGGTCTTGTTCATATTACTGACCAGGATGGAGCTATGATACGTAGTTATGGAGACTTCCCAGCAACAGTGGTAAGATCAAAAGATGTTGCCACACTCCTCCAATACGCCAATTCAACAAG GAATCCAGTAGCAACAATTCTACCAACAGTTACGGTCATAGATTCTAAGCCTGCACCTATGGCGGCATTCTTTTCAAGTAAAGGCCCTTCGTATCTTACAAAGAATATTCTTAAG CCCGATATCGCAGCACCAGGTGTTAACATTCTTGCAGCATGGACTGGAAATGACACAGAAAATGttccaaaaggaaaaaaaccatCACCATATAACATTGAATCAGGGACTTCCATGGCATGTCCACATGTTTCAGGCCTTGCAGGAAGCATCAAATCTAGAAACCCTACTTGGAGTGCCTCCGCAATTAGATCAGCCATCATGACCTCAG CAACTCAAGTTAACAACTTGAAGGATCCCATTACAACAGATTTAGGGTCGATTGCCACACCTTATGACTATGGAGCAGGTGAAATAACACCAACTGAATCATACCGACCAGGTCTTGTTTATGAAACCAGCACCATTGACTACTTGAACTTCTTGTGTTACATAGGATATAACACAACAACTATTAAGGTTATTTCAAAAACTGTCCCTGATAATTTCAACTGCCCTAAGGATTCGACTCGTGATCATATTTCCAATATTAATTACCCTTCCATAGCAATCTCCAACTTCACTGGGATAGGAAGTGTGAATGTAAGTAGAACTGTTACAAACGTCGGTGAAGAGGATGAAACAGTCTACTCCGCCATCGTTGATGCTCCTAGTGGGGTGAAAGTCCAATTGATTCCAGAGAAACTCCAATTTACAAAAAGTAGCAATAGAATAAGCTACCAAGTTATCTTCTCCAATTTAACCTCGCTAAAGGAAGATCTATTTGGATCCATTACATGGAGAAATGATAAATATAGTGTTCGAAGTCCTTTTGTAATATCATCTATGTAA
- the LOC11427407 gene encoding protein Abitram produces MSTVENDQIIDESNSSEEDDLEKLLLPDVENFPLIPPSAIETNFVTYFALDFTKPAHDQYIYRHANGLCVIGLAPSHIAFKDEGGITSVDFNVGKSDRTAVKVSGKRKKNAQHFESNTALCKVSTKNDSYIVRCCVKGSLLEVNQQLIKHPELLNGSADREGYIAIMMPKPADWLKVKASFVSLQEYKKVREVSCDIKHEVPCDDTLKEPL; encoded by the exons ATGTCAACCGTAGAAAATGACCAGATCATAGACGAATCGAATAGTTCAGAAGAAGATGATTTAGAGAAGCTTCTACTCCCTGATGTTGAGAATTTTCCCCTCATTCCTCCTTCTGCCATTGAAACCAATTTCGTCACTTATTTCGCTCTAG aTTTTACCAAGCCTGCTCACGATCAATACATTTACCGCCACGCTAATGG GTTGTGTGTTATTGGCTTGGCTCCTTCACACATTGCTTTTAAGGATGAAGGTGGAATCACATCCGTAGATTTCAATGTTGGAAAGTCTGATCGAACCGCTGTCAAGGTCTCTGGAAAGCGGAAGAAG AATGCGCAACACTTTGAGTCCAATACAGCATTATGTAAAGTTTCTACCAAAAATGATTCTTATATTGTGAG GTGTTGTGTCAAAGGTTCCCTTTTGGAAGTGAATCAACAATTAATCAAGCACCCAGAACTGCTTAATGGTTCG GCTGACAGAGAAGGATACATTGCTATTATGATGCCAAAACCAGCTGACTGGCTTAAGGTCAAAGCTTCTTTTGTTAGCCTTCAGGAGTACAAAAAAGTGAGGGAAGTCAGTTGTGATATAAAGCATGAGGTGCCTTGTGATGACACTTTAAAAGAGCCACTGTAA
- the LOC11427406 gene encoding la-related protein 1C, with product MVTTNAPDSSSNFPPKNLTSPWAKVVRGADSSSSSSEPLNNHPPHSVSSSSSLDSANLVAAITAAVVVVDNNNSNADKINNVVNANPKKPAWKNTSNGLVVAEVSPVMGAVSWPALSAKPSAKLTSDSISAVDGAGSISISQGPVISNSPQKQATATAANARHTPPMNHSHSVSNRQQKPMERGGGNNNEPGPLSNNLSNPPQVNHQPSVAPPFPVLQITPNTFLVDGVQSYKNNNGWGPRSPAGGYGLPVDEHSHRGNYGHRPRNNYGTRRNQDPGNTMNTRDAHPPQHRMHSEGFLRPTLPNSAYLGSQPMPMRPFLNPAGFHEFYYYPTLQFEPFGGMPFLTHPPPPAMFFPVAEETPPTTPPTNIILKQIDYYFSDVNLTNDEFLKSNMDEHGWVPVSLIANFPRVKNLTNNIELILDSLRNSSVVEVNGDKLRKRKEWARFLSPVYQQVGSSSISSVWINLQEHNC from the exons ATGGTTACTACCAATGCACCTGATTCTTCCTCTAATTTCCCGCCAAAAAACCTCACTTCTCCGTGGGCTAAGGTTGTTCGCGGTGCtgactcctcctcctcctcctccgaACCACTCAATAATCATCCGCCACATTCCGTTTCTTCATCATCGTCTCTCGATTCAGCCAATCTAGTTGCTGCTATtactgctgctgttgttgtcgTAGATAACAACAACTCCAATGCCGATAAGATTAACAATGTGGTTAACGCTAACCCTAAAAAACCCGCTTGGAAGAACACATCCAATGGCCTCGTTGTTGCTGAGGTCAGTCCTGTAATGGGTGCTGTCTCTTGGCCTGCTTTGTCTGCTAAGCCTTCTGCTAAACTGACATCTGATTCCATCTCTGCCGTCGATGGTGCCGGATCAATCTCCATTTCTCAG GGGCCTGTTATATCAAACTCACCTCAGAAACAAGCCACTGCCACTGCTGCTAATGCAAGACATACTCCTCCAATGAATCATAGTCATAGTGTGTCTAATAGACAACAAAAACCGATGGAGCGCGGAGGAGGTAACAACAATGAGCCTGGTCCTTTGTCGAACAATTTATCTAACCCTCCTCAAGTCAATCATCAACCATCGGTTGCCCCACCATTTCCGGTGCTTCAGATCACTCCTAATACTTTCTTGGTTGACGGGGTTCAGTCGTACAAGAACAATAATGGTTGGGGTCCAAGATCACCAGCTGGGGGTTATGGGCTGCCTGTAGATGAGCACAGTCACAGGGGTAATTATGGGCACCGTCCACGTAACAATTATGGCACTAGGCGCAATCAAGATCCAGGAAATACAATGAACACTAGAGATGCTCATCCACCCCAACATAGGATGCACTCGGAGGGGTTTCTGAGGCCTACACTACCCAATTCTGCTTATTTAGGGTCTCAGCCTATGCCTATGAGACCGTTTCTAAACCCTGCAGGGTTTCATG AATTCTATTATTATCCTACACTACAATTTGAACCTTTTGGAGGTATGCCATTCTTAACCCATCCACCTCCTCCGGCGATGTTCTTTCCAGTTGCAGAAGAAACTCCTCCCACTACTCCCCCGACCAATATAATACTCAAACAAATTGATTATTACTTTAG TGATGTTAATTTGACGAATGACGAATTTCTGAAATCGAACATGGACGAACATGGTTGGGTTCCAGTTTCTTTGATTGCAAACTTCCCGCGG GTTAAAAATTTGACAAACAATATCGAGTTGATACTTGATTCATTGAGAAATTCGTCGGTTGTGGAAGTAAAT GGTGACAAACTGAGGAAGCGCAAAGAGTGGGCGAGGTTTTTGTCCCCTGTTTACCAACAAGTTGGATCTAGTTCAATATCCTCTGTTTGGATCAACTTGCAAGAACATAATTGCTGA
- the LOC11439914 gene encoding UPF0496 protein At1g20180 produces the protein MTNCFSFFRRRRTGGGSSKERDVEDSLSSKSNVNSEYRNAFRTKSYVDICNKAQGYGIENTSMRSSHSNSCSTSSSSLLEPRQEIVTNMIKSFKVHHLLVDYFEASLEAYLCCDKILQGVRQTRFGYGKVINVVNKLSQRVVEYDTDTDVDTNVNDNIIYEELVSSVINNSLCLSNNIINFCDIQEKHIALLNRLNSKRLKLKRRITIKRLCKKVGGIGLVVSETALLVALLVFAFHSIIGLAAAPYVVGGSFGLMKKRSKWENKKYNSCEKLYEQIDVAAKGVYIVINDLDTMSRMVKRLADEVEHCREVADICVKNYGHGNGRCVILKMVLREFRDCQTNFMDQLEELEEHIYLCFLAINRSRRQLMQKITDKKY, from the exons atgacaaattgtttttctttcttccgAAGAAGAAGAACGG GTGGTGGATCATCGAAAGAACGCGATGTGGAAGATAGCTTGAGCAGCAAGTCAAACGTGAATAGTGAATACCGCAATGCATTCAGAACAAAGTCTTATGTTGACATATGTAACAAAGCTCAAGGATATGGAATTGAAAACACAAGCATGAGATCATCACACTCTAACTCCTGTTcgacttcttcttcttctttgctaGAACCTAGACAAGAAATTGTTACAAACATGATCAAGAGCTTTAAGGTGCATCATCTTCTAGTGGACTACTTTGAAGCCAGCTTAGAAGCATATCTTTGTTGCGACAAAATCCTTCAAGGTGTTCGTCAAACTAGATTTGGTTATGGAAAAGTCATAAACGTAGTTAATAAGTTAAGCCAAAGAGTCGTTGAATATGACACTGACACAGATGTGGACACAAACGTCAATGACAATATTATCTATGAAGAGCTTGTTTCATCTGTTATTAACAACTCTTTGTGTTTGtccaataatattattaatttctgCGATATTCAAGAAAAACACATAGCGCTCCTTAACAGACTTAACTCAAAGAGATTGAAACTCAAAAGAAGAATAACAATAAAGAGGTTATGCAAGAAAGTTGGAGGGATCGGTTTAGTCGTTTCAGAAACCGCTCTTTTGGTGGCTTTGTTAGTCTTTGCTTTCCATAGCATAATTGGGTTAGCTGCTGCCCCTTATGTAGTCGGTGGATCCTTTGGTTTGATGAAGAAGAGATCCAAGtgggaaaataaaaagtataattCTTGTGAAAAACTATATGAACAAATTGATGTTGCTGCAAAAGGGGTTTATATAGTGATAAATGATTTGGATACTATGAGCCGTATGGTTAAGAGGTTAGCGGATGAGGTTGAACATTGTAGAGAGGTTGCTGATATTTGTGTGAAGAATTATGGTCATGGTAATGGAAGGTGTGTAATATTGAAGATGGTTCTAAGAGAATTTCGTGATTGTCAAACTAACTTTATGGATCAGTTGGAAGAGCTTGAGGAGCATATCTATTTGTGCTTTCTCGCTATTAACAGATCTAGAAGACAGCTTATGCAAAAGATTACTGACAAGAAATATTAA
- the LOC112420303 gene encoding uncharacterized protein — translation MSSVIWSLWKHRNLRVWDDVTQTSATVVERARNMVEDWQLANAPDILVSSSTHQPPTASTSPQHRIMWQPLVLGRYKCNIDAAFSSHINRTGIGICVQDAEGTFVLAKAFIYPCTVSVNVGEALGLHSAMQWLSDM, via the coding sequence ATGTCATCTGTAATATGGAGTTTATGGAAACACCGCAATCTCAGAGTATGGGATGATGTAACACAAACAAGTGCCACGGTTGTTGAGCGTGCTCGGAACATGGTTGAAGATTGGCAATTGGCTAATGCTCCGGATATTCTTGTGTCTAGCTCGACACATCAACCTCCAACGGCCTCCACCTCTCCTCAACATCGAATCATGTGGCAGCCTCTCGTACTAGGAAGATACAAATGCAATATCGACGCGGCTTTCTCTTCTCACATCAATCGTACAGGTATTGGTATTTGTGTTCAGGATGCAGAAGGTACGTTTGTTTTGGCTAAAGCTTTTATATACCCTTGTACGGTTTCGGTGAATGTGGGTGAAGCCTTAGGGCTGCACTCCGCTATGCAATGGTTGAGTGATATGTAG